The genomic region tcatctatttgtgaattcagaaacgcaagatctcgaggcagaaacaacgactactacgcctacttaaatttcgggacgaaatttcttttaaggagtaggtaatgtaacatcccgcctttttccatttacttttccgttatactaatataaagtccgttatatgtttataacattctcccgttgatacgcgttttaaattatctcgtttaggtaattcccgcacccgaacgaaagttgagggactaaacttgacaagggatcaaacccttgactaggtcaaagggtcaaacccctttcacccattcattttcatctccatctctctctttctctctagcaagaacacacacacccaaaaaccatattcattcattcatcatctaaatccggattagggagctagcaaccaaataaattacatattcgtgatcctctcttcatcctcttcattttggtaccaacttcatctcatttgggtaactttctaaaatcactaattttatgtgttcttgagatttttgagttataaagttgttaattagtgtctatggctcattgtgatgtcgtgtatgtaatttgtatgctcgattcgttgtttttggtgtaactagttcaatatgaaaattacttgctaaatccttgattttggatgatcaaatgttgttagattgttaaagtgcatgttttaaaagtgttactagtatcattagcttcgttttgatgtataggttaattaaggaaactccaagaacatgattaatgattttgtgaacttggattagggtttgatgagctttacatgaacttttgatgcgtcaaatgctatgagatattgttgttaagtgttttgttgcaatgtgtgtttgattaccttcaaaacggcatatcacatgtgtgaattggattcccgaaacttaaaatgcatttgatgaacttgaaactttgaaaatggattcttaatgatcacttgacggaaaattggttattgaaattgatgtttttgtttgatgaaacgtgtttagttgttttccttgtcaaattacctttccgacgatatatagtatgcattttggatgttttcggttcataaaataggttaatttgagttttggttcgtgacttggtctttttctgcaaactgcatgtttcccaggtattgcgcgccgcgcatatacccgcgcgccgcgcaaaattagaaatcccagatgtttgccttcgtggttaagttctgaccaggatttacacttgggtgcgcgccgcgcaaccctttgcgcgccgcgcatatgcccagctcattttagttttcatttttcctttcacaaaatgtttcccgcttaaccgtaactccgattaacatgaaacttggccattctgctcataaatgatttctcatcatgagaaaattgtcggacacccgatccgaccccgttgactttgactttgaccaagtttgacttttagtcaaacttaaccaaacaattatacgatcgttctaacatgcttagttacttgtatcgtgcatgaaacttgactagttgattcacatgctacataatcgagtcgtaacgagccataggactaattgaacatctttgacctatcgtgtttaccgttattgatacaaacctattgtttaggtcaagactagcattgttctttgcacacgtttacttgtcgaagtactttactactcgtgcattcaaggtgagatcatagtcccacttttactctttttgaacttatattgggatgagaaaacataaacgattcttttgaactaagtgaacacaagaacgggaaaacaaacattctacatacgagtttagaacaaaaatcctcaattcgattatcattagttacacttgccgggtgtaagcgagaacttatgttatatggccatatgggttgacaaccctcatccttgacggttcgctaccgtctacggatgaaatatattttcgagaatcagtgtttgttctagcactaagtgatggggtatactatggaaggaatgttaagctttgataattgggtgctcgtgaaacaaacttttggaatgtattactattatttcattgatgcaaatcttgtggttcacttgtacttacttacttaaacctatgatttcaccaacgttttcgttgacagatttctatgtttttctcaggtccttgaacgatacatgatacatgcttccgctcattatttgatacttgctttggatgtcgagtatatgtgcatttcatggagcgtcttttgactttactttaaaccgtgtcgcctagatttcattcgtattataacgttgtaacttaactattggttgaacaattcttgtaaactttgggaacaatctttattttgaaatgaaggcgacatattttggtcaaactttgtcttaaagacttatgaccacgtaacgggacctaagtagacggcgccgtcaaacatgatttggtcgggtcgctactttTGGCAGTTTTAGAAAATCTTTTCAACTAGTTCAAATTTGTTGGGTATGTTTAGGCGGTTTGGGATTCAGCCATTTAAATGTCTCTTATCATGGGTGTTTCGCCTGTGTAACATGTAGGAAAACTTACACGTGTAAGCATTCAGTGGGTTAGGATCTATAGCTAATTGCAGATTAAGGGTTGCTTATCTTTTTGTTATATTGTCAAAAGATACACGCTATCAAATGCTAGTCGATGATTTAAGCTTTTGACATAGTTGTCAATCTGAGACGTGTAAAGACGGGAGTTTTGTGTGCTTCAATTGTTTTTTATGAATCTAGTCAGTGAGACTCATAAATAATATGTATCAATTTCTACTAGATTATATAGTAATATCATTTTAATTTGTTTCTGATTTTTTTCATATGTAAATAATACGGAGTGAGTTGTATTCTAAAGGTGTATCTACAACACCTTTCCATAATAGAAGTCATGCTACAGGTCAAGCAAGTCAAGCTAAAGGTCACACTGACATGCACACTGTACAAGCCATATGCAAGACCACATCAGACTCACTCTCTGCAGCCTACATCAAACATCACCAATACTTAATTGACTGTAAATCCATGTAGATATTTATTTTACTCACGTGCAGAATAGTTAGTTAGATAGTTTGTTATTTTTTGGTAGTTAGTTATAGCTGTAGCAGTTACCAGCACTCTATTTTCTTATATACTGTACATTGCATCTCATTTGGATTAGGTGAAATGAATACAATCTTCTCTCtctatcttcatcttcttcaatctccatcttctgcaaATTACTTTATGGTATCAGATAATCAACAACGATCCACCAAAATTCACACAAAATCATGCACACAAGGTGTATGATTAAAttccgcaaccaaaattcacaacaATAATCAAAATCTTCTTATTCATAATTCATCATCTGTTTCTCCAATTCACAGATAATCACAATCATTAACCCTAAAATCACAAAATCTTACACAACATTCATTAACAACAACACAATATCGATCAAAGCATTCACTAACCTCAATCAATCATGGCGACTACAACTGCTACAGATTTCAACACAGAAGACACAAATTCAAGCAATCATCCTCTTTACTTACATCAAAATGATCATCCATGCCTTATCTCGAAAAAGCTAACAGGTTCAGATAACTATAGCAGTTGGAAACGATCTATGATGATTGTACTTAATGCCAAAAACAAGCTCAAAATTATCACAAAGGAATACAAAGAACTAGAAATCACATCACCTCTTCGAGCACTATGGGAGAGGAACAATGACATGATCATTTCATGGATCTTAAACACTGTCACAGAAGAAATTAGTAATAGCTTAAGTTTCATCAACTCTGCACATCATCTCTGGCATGAACTACATGAGCATTATTCTCAAATTGATGGTCATAGAATCTATCAATTAGCTCATGATATTGCCCAGCTCAAACAGAATAACAACTCCATAGAGATTTACTATCACAAGCTCAATGGTTATTGGGACGAAACAGATGCACTTGAAGATCCATACATGTGTATCTGCACCTGCACATGTGACAATGGCAGACTCAATGGAGAACGTGAACAAAGGAAGAGACTAATTACTTTCCTAATGGGACTTGATGACAGCTACTCCAATATTCGAGGTCAAATCTTGCTAATGTAGCCTTTGCCAAGCACTGCAAAGGCTTATGGTATGATCAAGGAGGAAGAAAAGCAAAGAGAAGGGATCTTGCCTACTCCAGCCACTCCAGCAATCATATCTTTTACTGGAAATGGATCTAGACAATTCAACAACAACACTTACCAAAGGTTCAATAAGACTCCTTCAACTAGCACTACTGAAAGAAGATCAAGCTTCAAACCTGGAGTCAAGTGTGGTACCTGCTTTAGAGAGGGGCACACAAAAGAGGAATGCTACAAGAACATTGGCTATCCACCAGGACACCCCCTGCATGGAAAATTTCCACCTAAAACTATTAACACTGTTTTTGTTGACAATGCAGCTATTACTCCAACCCCTCAACAGGATCAACCACAAGTAGGATCATCTTCAAATGATGTCATGGctgctgatgtgtgcagcggggtgtacaaaatagtattatttttagtgcgaaatactattaaatatgctacaattttacacaagttatttatttatttatcgagtagatatacttaaaccttgctacaacacttataggcagtgtacctaatcgtattatagtatagtttttagtaagtccggttcgttccacagggagctcgtgaagtataacactatatttttttacacacaataattgtaaaaatacaaatatatatatataagtaatattattattataaaggggggtttttaccgtttaatgaccggtttgtcgattttaaaactttagtcgcagttaaaaccaaatgtaagatattaaaaataaatacaagacttaaattaaagcataaagtaaataacgataatgaaattgcgaataataaaagtgcgataaaataaacttgcgataattaaaaaaaatgcgataattagaagtgcaattaaatataaaataaaggaaattaaatatgaaataaaagaattatgcttatttaaacttccgtaatcatgatgtttgacgtgttgattttagttttttttgcccatgggttaattgtcctttgtcctggattatttaatatgtccgtctggtttttgtccataacagtccatcagttataaatataaagtgcgagtgtcctcgtcaaattatccttatacccgaagttaaatattccaactaattggggacttaaactgtaacaagattttaatactttgtttaatatttacaccaggatgtcgactgagtgtaacccaaagttttaatattttgttatcaaatataccaagtgtccttgtacataatttcacccctgttttaattattctagtggctattaatccatccccgtgtccggttaaatgaacgattattcgtacatataaataccccgcccatcgtgtccgattgagtgtatatggtaaattatagggacgcccaattgtaaatctttatattaacattaacaaactatcatttagttaaacaaatataaagcccattaatagcccatagtctaatttccacaagtgtcgttcttttgtccaaaccccaattatggtacaaagcccaattacccaattttagtaattagcccaacatcatgattacttcgttttaaataagcataataataacttagctacgagacattaatgtaaaaaggttgaacataacttacaatgattaaaaatagcgtagcgttacacggacagaatttcgacttacacactcaaacgatctctatcataaatcttattattatcataatttaaaattaaaattaagattattgttatatcttattaagttaacattatgatagagatatagaatatagatattgatatttgatattaaggggaaagatatagaaatagaaagatagatttaggatcgAAAAATGTTCTCTTCAATTCATCGTATTACatgcgaaattagaattgaaattttcatttacgacccctgaactatgctcaattaacaactttttattatttaatattattcttattatgaattatttaaatattatattttattcttgtgcatagttgactcgtaatttttacaccgttgcgtcgagcgctgaaagttggttcatgtcccggttccggattttcgaacgtcctttcgtataatttaatatcttgtactttgcgttttgtaacttgtactcttgtcatttttagacgttcttcatcaataatttgaatctttttgattgtatcttgtacttttgagctttttggacctttgcgtcttcaagtcttcgttttcgccttttgtcttcgcacttatttaaaataaacgaatattactcgaaaatggaacaattgcaactaaaatcttgtctttcttgggggattttgctatgaaatatatgttcctttttagccttatcaatatccccacacttgagcgttgcttgtcctcaagcaatacagtcttgaaataatataatacatcacacgaatcacttctttattcttcacactttgtacatcagtgattttgatagagcggtataaacaatgatattaacaatagaaccatggttaaaggtgggtgtgtcatccacagttgccttgggtttaggtcaacgacacttgcaatcaaatagccgatttactttcggtttccaaagcaaagtgcacatttgaaaggcggtttacagtcccacatgactataaaaatgtagatcctttaggaaattggatctttatgaaaacatttgatcttttgagaattcaagctagattttaccctagacaagttttctgatttgatccatcatcggtgttgcaaaatatatttgtggatcattattttggctaaaacttttaggctcgtgtaatccactgctatcccggtatcggaaagcacacatccagtttacttgttccgtatattacctttcggtaaactaccgtccggttgtaaaggaaagcgatgaacaagaaactgttaaggcaatgtcccgtgacatgcagatgattatggtcttttaacgtgtcggatgctggaactatccttggtaggagcaatagtaaagatcatcctatgatttttcggtctggcacaaggtcctgtctccgaccatgctatgcaaccaccgttcttacagttgacacccgatttggttcaggtgacctaatgaattccaggtgaattcctaggattttacgttcaatggtaatgaacgcattgaaaatggtttttcaaaaaacaaatcggtttgtaatttttgatcaaaatattttctcgttcaagctcgagtttagatatcatcgaattccatgagtttgaattctcaatctttaaggtcaatctcaaggattgagtaatatcagtcttaaaagctgatttttaatctttaaggagattattcttttctggggatctgattcattagtcttatccagctaatttgcacggtgccccccattgtacgagataaatccttctcatggttaggataaatctgaccacttggcgaccctgtttgatgctgaggtccgtggatttccagccgattttagtgatgacttttctagatttttcgtcaacctacagctgatctggacgacaacttcatgacctaaatcaagaagcgcgtgtctttttcggaagactttacttctttttaatgatggaattgattcatcgtgtagatccatctcttcttttctttcatcgggtaaaacagtttagtttagtccaaagcaaaagtattttcagttatttgttacagatagatgtgacatatgtttaagataacttggtaaattttcccacacttggcttttattttcctttttatcgtcctctattacattttaaatgaattttaacattttgatttgtttctcaatttatgtcctttccgaggtaacaataatttcggtgttaaaacctagttttatcgttcataaatatgtataaacatgattttgagttcatttaattgaaaattttgaaaaattttactagaattgggtagtcggtatataagactagggatgttctttattatcagagagcactagattctaatacaactactgctttactagtatttttaatggtaaccaagtgtataaagtaaaaaaaattttaaaatccgaaagaatttaaccccttcccacacttaagatcttgcaatgccctcatttgcaagaaatcagtaacaatttaaattattgagggtgataagcgtagaaaagtgattaaattttaccaaagtttcaaacatattgttgtttgtttgttgaatgataactggtgcacgtcatttgtttattccgtcttgtttgttatttcacacatattttgcatcttgtcgtcaaaattacttgcttttgctgaacttaatgccagtctttaaaaacgcgttgttttaccctgtcttgtaagataaactacaaacaaatatatacatactatttttttttatttataaaacctttaacttataaaacaaatattaattaattttaaaaatttgtttcttttaagaatgagggcgtttcggaacgatgtcctagtccgtccctcgacaaaattttaaaatttgtcattttcaagcaattgttttaaaagcttagatttttggattttttaattttttttggcatactttaaatcaataagattaaaaataatgataataaaagttctcgtccctccctcgggtaaagcaatttcggttcaatgacctagtcttcaacttacgacgaattttaaaaatcatatttttaacttaatgagataaagtaaatttttgtttttaaattcacacaatttaaatataaaattcaaaattaatattaaaaattcacaccaaacttaaaatttgaaatgcataaaattaaaaaattcatatttttttaaaaattaaaaattcacaccaaacttaatttaaaaattcatattataaattcacaccaaacttatattaatttttcaaatatttacaattttaaatatattgttttttacaaagtttacaatattaatttaagatttatatattaattttaaaaatatggtaaaaataaaattaaaaatctttttggctttttatcccactttaatcaatcaaatattatcaaaaatatgcgcccctcttttcggtaaagtaatttcggttccaagacctaatttaactcatgacgaatttttgaaatattttgggttgattgattaaagatatttataccttaagaataaacgttaaatttcgcagtgatgtaataaatttttgaatgatatcaataatttcagtcgccaaacctaattttattcaataccaatttaatactttttagcgaacaaattagcgtttattatcaaaaggttaaaaataaaaataaaaataaaaactgtacagacatacctgtgaaatagatttcttagttatatgatctatcccattcataagatagtcggtttaattggttttccatggctacataggcgtaacctcgagcattcagtgtcttttcttctaaacatatgaacggtccgtctctgcataaagtaacaaattcggtatttgaataggtttgattatttgaacatttacctccatgtgaccattttccgcatttgtgacatctttctaggtgtcgtgctcttcttttcgctgcggattttgattttcctttaccaaattgtaacttattatcttcgcatctggattcttttctaactccgtccattctttctctgattactgatactatttcactcggtagtatgtcattattacgtttagtgatcaaagcgtgtagcattagaccatggtttagttcacaggcagtcttcatttcctaaaaaaaataaaaattcagaatggggggagaagactagttctttagggtctgctagggaaagaccattcgggttccattttcgagaactacacgaaaacagacaatctaactctaacagaaatacatattatcctttaaagacttgattctccccacacttagttagctgtggtgtcgaaattgtgattaacttcgttgtcgacttccatcggaccatgtatgtaatgtttaactctgtgaccattaactttaaattcaatcccatttgaatttatcaattctatcgttccgtatgggaaaactcttttgactatgaatggtccagaccatcttgatttcaattttccaggaaatagcttgaatcgtgaattgaaaagaagaactctgtctccttctttaaattcttttgaacttctgattcttttatcatgccatttcttcgttct from Rutidosis leptorrhynchoides isolate AG116_Rl617_1_P2 chromosome 9, CSIRO_AGI_Rlap_v1, whole genome shotgun sequence harbors:
- the LOC139867800 gene encoding uncharacterized protein; translation: MATTTATDFNTEDTNSSNHPLYLHQNDHPCLISKKLTGSDNYSSWKRSMMIVLNAKNKLKIITKEYKELEITSPLRALWERNNDMIISWILNTVTEEISNSLSFINSAHHLWHELHEHYSQIDGHRIYQLAHDIAQLKQNNNSIEIYYHKLNGYWDETDALEDPYMCICTCTCDNGRLNGEREQRKRLITFLMGLDDSYSNIRGQILLM